One window of Dermacentor andersoni chromosome 7, qqDerAnde1_hic_scaffold, whole genome shotgun sequence genomic DNA carries:
- the LOC140219457 gene encoding uncharacterized protein: MLATGLKCRSNDNDARCLAAKANLFPSAQKHEPLPHKRVVTDAHYMTVQDSFDAVLELLNFQFDDNQLKLSDFVNNLYMLVEKLVPKKNCMEVVSPPSAGKNFFFDAVLSFYINRGTIRNFNRFSNFPLQDTVGRRILVWNEPNCESSEFDTVKKIFGGDVDSVAVKYSPDQTISRTPFIVLSNNEVFPADDAFNHRMFCYKWKACPLLKRHAKKVHPMSLVLLYDKFVLDADYMLARQEINLSS; the protein is encoded by the exons ATGTTGGCCACTGGCCTGAAGTGTCGCAGCAACGACAACGATGCAAGATGCCTGGCTGCAAAGGCCAACCTGTTTCCTTCTGCACAAA aacacgaacctttgccccataAGAGGGTCGTCACAGATGCTCACTATATGACTGTGCAAGACTCGTTTGATGCTGTCTTGGAACTGTTAAACTTTCAGTTTGACGACAACCAGCTCAAACTGTCTGACTTTGTAAACAACCTCTATATGCTTGTCGAGAAGCTGGTGCCCAAGAAGAATTGTATGGAAGTGGTGTCTCCCCCGAGTGCTggcaagaactttttttttgatgctgtgctttctttttatataaacAGGGGCACTATACGCAACTTTAACCGCTTTTCAAACTTTCCACTACAAGACACTGTAGGCCGCCGCATACTGGTGTGGAACGAGCCAAACTGTGAGTCTTCTGAATTTGACACGGTCAAGAAAATCTTTGGCGGCGACGTGGACTCTGTGGCAGTCAAGTACTCACCCGACCAGACCATCTCGAGAACGCCTTTCATTGTCCTCTCTAACAATGAAGTCTTTCCTGCTGACGATGCCTTTAACCACCGCATGTTTTGCTACAAGTGGAAGGCCTGTCCATTGCTCAAGCGTCATGCAAAGAAGGTGCACCCCATGTCCTTGGTGCTTCTGTATGACAAGTTTGTACTCGATGCTGACTATATGCTTGCCCGTCAAGAAATAAACCTTTCATCCTGA